The window TCACTGGTTCGTTAAAAAGATGGCCTGCCCTGGCACATAGGGATCAGCAAGTACAGATTACCGAGGCTCGGGCAGAAGATCACGCAAGAAATAAGGCATTTTGCCATTATTTCGAACGACTCATGGCCCTGAAAACCTCTACATGAAAAGCCAACATGTACAAGTTCATTGAAGGGCTATCGGCCGGTTTGACCAAAGCTATAGCAGCGGACCATTGAAACCGCCAACGGATCTCCCCATCTAACCTGCATACTCAACTGTGCAGGTGCCCCAATGAGCAACCAGCAGGAATTCCCCGATCATCCGACCCAGCAGGCCGATGCGCCAGACCGCCACGACCCGGCCGACGACTCTCGCGGGTCCTCCGGCACCAGCCTGGCGCTGCCTGGACAGAACCTGCCGGACACGGCCTACATCATCCCGATTCACAATCGCCCGTTCTTTCCTGCCCAGGTCCTGCCGGTCATCGTCAACGAAGAGCCCTGGGCCGAAACCCTGGAACTGGTGAGCAAGTCCGACCATCACTCCCTGGCGCTGTTCTTCGTCGATACCCCGACCGAGGATACCCGCCACTTCGACACCACCAGCCTGCCGGAGTACGGCACCCTGGTGAAGGTCCACCATGCCAGCCGCGAGAGTGGCAAGCTGCAGTTCGTCGCGCAGGGCCTGACCCGCGTGCGCATCCGCACCTGGCTCAAGCACCACCGCCCGCCCTACCTGGTGGAACTCGAATACCCGCACCAGCCGAGCGAACCGACCGACGAGGTGAAGGCCTACGGCATGGCCCTGATCAATGCGATCAAGGAACTGCTGCCGCTCAACCCGCTCTACAGCGAGGAGCTGAAGAACTACCTCAACCGCTTCAGCCCCAACGATCCGTCGCCGCTGACCGACTTCGCCGCCGCCCTGACCTCGGCCACCGGCAACGAGCTGCAGGAAGTGCTCGATTGCGTACCGATGCTCAAGCGCATGGAGAAGGTCCTGCCGATGCTGCGCAAGGAGGTCGAGGTCGCGCGCCTGCAGAAAGAGATCTCCGCCGAGGTGAACCGCAAGATCGGTGAGCACCAGCGCGAGTTCTTCCTCAAGGAACAGCTCAAGGTCATCCAGCAGGAACTGGGACTGACCAAGGACGACCGCAGCGCCGACATCGAACAGTTCGAACAGCGCCTGGAGGGCAAGACTTTGCCGGCCCATGCGCAAAAGCGCATCAGCGAGGAAATGGGCAAGCTGGCGATCCTCGAAACCGGCTCGCCGGAATACGCCGTTACCCGCAACTACCTGGAATGGGCCACCGCCCTGCCGTGGGGTGTGTACGGTGAAGACAAGCTCGATCTCAAGCACGCGCGCAAGGTGCTGGACCGTCACCATGCCGGCCTGGATGACATCAAGTCACGAATTCTCGAATTCCTCGCCGTCGGTGCCTACAAGGGCGAGATCAGCGGCTCGATCGTGCTGCTGGTGGGTCCACCGGGCGTGGGCAAGACCAGCGTCGGCAAGTCCATCGCCGAGTCCCTGGGCCGGCCGTTCTTCCGTTTCAGCGTCGGCGGCATGCGCGACGAGGCCGAGATCAAGGGCCATCGGCGCACCTACATCGGCGCCCAGCCGGGCAAGCTGGTGCAGGCACTCAAGGAAGTCGAGGTGATGAACCCGGTGATCATGCTCGACGAGATCGACAAGATGGGGCAGAGCTACCAGGGCGACCCGGCTTCGGCGCTGCTGGAAACCCTCGACCCCGAGCAGAACGTCGACTTCCTCGACCACTACCTGGACCTGCGCCTGGACCTGTCGAAAGTGCTGTTCGTCTGTACTGCCAACACCCTGGATTCGATTCCCGGGCCGTTGCTCGACCGCATGGAAGTGATTCGCCTCTCGGGCTACATCACCGAGGAAAAACTGGCGATCGCCA of the Pseudomonas vanderleydeniana genome contains:
- the lon gene encoding endopeptidase La gives rise to the protein MSNQQEFPDHPTQQADAPDRHDPADDSRGSSGTSLALPGQNLPDTAYIIPIHNRPFFPAQVLPVIVNEEPWAETLELVSKSDHHSLALFFVDTPTEDTRHFDTTSLPEYGTLVKVHHASRESGKLQFVAQGLTRVRIRTWLKHHRPPYLVELEYPHQPSEPTDEVKAYGMALINAIKELLPLNPLYSEELKNYLNRFSPNDPSPLTDFAAALTSATGNELQEVLDCVPMLKRMEKVLPMLRKEVEVARLQKEISAEVNRKIGEHQREFFLKEQLKVIQQELGLTKDDRSADIEQFEQRLEGKTLPAHAQKRISEEMGKLAILETGSPEYAVTRNYLEWATALPWGVYGEDKLDLKHARKVLDRHHAGLDDIKSRILEFLAVGAYKGEISGSIVLLVGPPGVGKTSVGKSIAESLGRPFFRFSVGGMRDEAEIKGHRRTYIGAQPGKLVQALKEVEVMNPVIMLDEIDKMGQSYQGDPASALLETLDPEQNVDFLDHYLDLRLDLSKVLFVCTANTLDSIPGPLLDRMEVIRLSGYITEEKLAIAKRHLWPKQLEKAGVAKTSLSISDSALRAVIDGYARESGVRQLEKQLGKLVRKAVVKLLEAPDSVIRIGPKDLEASLGMPVFRNEQVLSGTGVITGLAWTSMGGATLPIEATRIHTLNRGFKLTGQLGDVMKESAEIAYSYVGSHLKQFGGDPRFFDEAFVHLHVPEGATPKDGPSAGVTMASALLSLARNQPPKKGVAMTGELTLTGHVLPIGGVREKVIAARRQKIHELILPEANRGHFEELPDYLKEGMTVHFAKRFADVAKVLF